In Dryobates pubescens isolate bDryPub1 chromosome 8, bDryPub1.pri, whole genome shotgun sequence, a genomic segment contains:
- the GSTO1 gene encoding glutathione S-transferase omega-1, whose translation MRFCPYVQRTRLVLRAKGISHEVININLKSKPDWFFEKNPLGLVPVLETSKGQLICESAITCEYLDEAFPGKNLMPSDPYERAYQRMLLEQFSKLPPILFKHFLAVKDGQDATALKAEITEKLGKLEEVLCKRNTVFYGGDSITMIDYWIWPWFERLELFNLKDSLSHTPKLKRWMEAMKEDPSVKATMTDPQILKEFLRLYLNNSLEACDYGL comes from the exons ATGCGGTTCTGCCCCTACGTCCAGCGGACGCGCCTCGTCCTCCGCGCCAAGGGCATCAG TCATGAAGTAATCAACATCAATCTGAAGAGCAAGCCAGACTGGTTCTTTGAGAAGAATCCCCTTGGGCTGGTTCCTGTTCTGGAGACCAGTAAGGGCCAGCTGATCTGTGAGTCTGCAATCACTTGTGAATATTTGGATGAAGCATTTCCAGGGAAGAATTTGATGCCTTCGGACCCATACGAGCGAGCCTATCAGAGGATGCTGTTGGAACAGTTCTCAAAG CTACCACCCATACTTTTCAAGCATTTTCTGGCAGTCAAAGATGGACAGGACGCCACAGCACTGAAGGCAGAGATTACTGAAAAGCTTGGCAAACTAGAAGAG GTTCTGTGCAAACGCAACACTGTGTTTTATGGGGGGGACTCGATCACCATGATTGACTACTGGATCTGGCCGTGGTTTGAACGTCTGGAACTGTTCAACCTGAAAGA CTCTCTGAGTCACACCCCAAAGCTCAAACGTTGGATGGAGGCCATGAAGGAGGACCCTTCAGTCAAGGCTACAATGACTGACCCACAGATACTCAAGGAGTTCCTCCGGCTTTATTTGAACAACAGCCTTGAGGCATGTGATTATGGGCTCTGA
- the ITPRIP gene encoding inositol 1,4,5-trisphosphate receptor-interacting protein, translating to MPVGIFRVCLVVITAIVNHPLLFPKENGTVPESTEEIIQKMKEREQSLRLEQLRLEQEIAAQEAREKSAEKATEVVEESTEEKIRWDMWTALSMVIFLLIELWRQDFQEGNWQDTGGEEDDMAVLGKAFKGVAFPDKAVLASFYEKRILATTGDMARMREMVEGFADDLLEALRSVCNRDADMEVEDCMGVGSMYENWRVRKPFVCDLIVPFAPPEPYCFRSQTWCSGDSFPPDEQGYGTIKVCRANEDVAGCICDKTKLGEDMLCLLHSQANTTRPSSEMEDLLCFKNTQYLDADQVMKWFQIAVTKAWNRISHKYEFDLSFSLLDLPGALKIKFRSGKSIAFNLTPVVQYENSDVYFISHFPRSGLAADLPSSTHWFLTFAVYERRFIQLISKTLPANACHVSCLQILSFLHGKQCSLTGPSGLTNYHLKTVMLHLLQACPSQDWAPEKLEARLQDMLKFLEKCLHEKKLHHFFIGNGKVPAELGFPVIFQRAEPLNLFRPFVLHRDVYRKTVDTFHEMLRNMSALINEYTVHIPHAHTNGIHKESF from the coding sequence ATGCCTGTGGGAATCTTCCGGGTGTGCCTAGTGGTGATTACAGCCATTGTCAACCACCCGCTGCTCTTCCCTAAAGAGAATGGCACTGTTCCTGAGAGCACCGAGGAGATCATCCAGAAGATGAAGGAGCGGGAGCAGAGCCTGCGGCTGGAGCAGTTGCGCCTGGAGCAGGAAATCGCAGCCCAAGAAGCCAGAGAGAAGAGCGCGGAAAAGGctacagaggtggtggaggaaagCACAGAGGAAAAGATCCGATGGGATATGTGGACTGCCCTTTCTATGGTTATCTTCCTGCTGATTGAGCTCTGGAGGCAGGACTTCCAGGAAGGAAACTGGCAGGACACGGGAGGAGAAGAAGATGACATGGCTGTCCTGGGGAAAGCATTTAAAGGAGTGGCCTTCCCTGACAAGGCTGTCTTGGCCAGCTTCTATGAGAAGCGCATCCTGGCTACCACTGGAGACATGGCCAGGAtgagggagatggtggaaggcTTCGCAGATGACCTGCTGGAGGCCTTAAGGAGCGTTTGTAACCGGGATGCCGACATGGAAGTGGAGGACTGCATGGGTGTGGGGAGCATGTACGAGAACTGGAGGGTGCGCAAACCTTTCGTCTGTGATCTGATAGTGCCTTTTGCCCCGCCAGAGCCATACTGCTTTCGGTCCCAGACCTGGTGCTCTGGCGACTCGTTTCCTCCAGATGAACAAGGCTATGGCACTATCAAGGTGTGCAGGGCAAATGAGGATGTGGCAGGTTGCATATGTGACAAGACTAAACTAGGGGAAGATATGTTGTGCCTCCTTCATAGCCAAGCCAATACCACCAGGCCCAGCAGTGAGATGGAAGACCTCCTGTGCTTCAAAAATACTCAGTATCTGGATGCTGACCAAGTCATGAAGTGGTTCCAGATCGCGGTTACCAAGGCCTGGAACAGAATCTCCCACAAGTATGAATTTGAcctctccttcagcctcctggACTTGCCAGGAGCCCTGAAGATCAAATTTAGGTCGGGAAAATCAATTGCCTTCAACCTCACCCCTGTGGTGCAGTACGAGAACTCTGACGTTTACTTCATCTCTCATTTCCCTCGGAGTGGCCTGGCAGCAGACCTTCCCTCCAGCACTCACTGGTTTCTCACTTTCGCAGTGTATGAGAGGAGGTTCATCCAGCTGATCTCCAAAACGCTGCCTGCCAATGCCTGCCATGTCAGCTGCCTTCaaatcctctccttcctccacgGGAAGCAGTGCAGCCTCACAGGTCCGAGTGGACTCACCAACTACCACCTGAAGACAGTGATGCTGCACCTCCTGCAGGCGTGTCCCAGTCAGGACTGGGCCCCAGAGAAGCTGGAGGCCCGTCTGCAGGACATGCTGAAATTTCTGGAGAAATGTTTGCATGAAAAGAAGCTCCACCACTTTTTCATTGGCAATGGGAAGgtaccagcagagctgggcttccCCGTCATATTCCAGAGGGCTGAGCCTCTCAACCTTTTCCGTCCCTTTGTGCTACACAGGGATGTTTACAGGAAAACAGTGGACACATTCCATGAGATGCTCAGGAACATGTCTGCACTGATCAACGAGTACACAGTGCACATTCCTCATGCACACACCAATGGGATCCATAAGGAATCCTTTTAA